One Thermodesulfobacteriota bacterium genomic region harbors:
- a CDS encoding D-alanyl-D-alanine carboxypeptidase — protein MRRNKTVLVPIFAILFLSFFAVGGCNGKNILSTQIPDAILEVMQRPRYADATWCLRVIDLETGKVIYDLNPNLLAFTGSVRKTYSVGLALNELGADHTFKTPVYRQGDVDDGGVLDGDLILVAAGDLTMGGRNTPQGTVAFTSFDHTEANSLGSAILTEPDPLLGIDELAAQVAASGIKTVEGDVVVDDRLFDLFRVPNGNVLITPIIINDNLVDVTIILTEPGQPAMVDWRPKSAAFNVESNVITSPEGSELDIALTGDIPGCIGTPGCKGTVEGQIPVGFKPALPGVETLVQTFRIEDPASYARIVFIEALEKAGVEVTADTIAPNPAGKLPPRNSYTEDAKVAEFVSLPYSEYSKLILKVSHNLGANLSLMLFGLTQDARTIGDALAAERETLINDFGIKGSDFNFPTNGSGSPDSQATPTATVKLLREMSEREVFPSYFDSFPILGVDGSLAAVGVDPPNPVIAPATGKVFAKTGTTILEGFFKAQVFAGYIDAKSGRRLVYALYVNDIGPLQSIAEAIEVFNDEGEISAIIYDLN, from the coding sequence ATGAGAAGAAATAAGACTGTTTTAGTTCCAATATTCGCAATATTGTTTCTGTCCTTCTTTGCTGTCGGGGGCTGTAACGGCAAGAACATCCTTAGTACGCAGATACCCGATGCCATACTCGAAGTGATGCAGAGGCCGAGATATGCCGATGCGACCTGGTGCCTCAGGGTTATCGACCTCGAAACAGGAAAAGTTATATATGATCTCAATCCAAATCTCCTTGCTTTCACGGGTTCGGTTAGAAAGACGTATTCGGTCGGTCTTGCCTTGAACGAATTAGGTGCGGACCACACCTTTAAAACCCCTGTCTACAGGCAGGGAGACGTGGATGACGGGGGGGTTCTCGACGGGGACTTGATCCTCGTCGCCGCGGGCGACCTCACGATGGGGGGGCGGAACACTCCTCAGGGCACGGTTGCGTTTACGAGCTTCGATCATACGGAGGCCAATTCGCTCGGCAGCGCGATCCTGACGGAGCCCGATCCGCTCCTGGGAATCGATGAGCTAGCGGCGCAGGTAGCGGCGTCGGGTATTAAGACGGTCGAAGGAGACGTAGTAGTGGACGACAGGCTCTTCGATCTCTTCAGGGTTCCTAACGGTAACGTGTTAATCACGCCGATCATAATAAACGACAACCTCGTGGACGTAACTATAATACTGACCGAGCCGGGCCAGCCTGCGATGGTTGACTGGCGTCCGAAATCAGCCGCCTTCAATGTCGAATCGAATGTAATCACCTCACCTGAAGGCAGTGAATTGGATATAGCGCTCACCGGTGATATTCCGGGCTGCATCGGCACCCCCGGATGTAAGGGCACGGTAGAAGGTCAGATACCCGTCGGTTTTAAACCTGCGCTTCCCGGTGTGGAGACGCTCGTGCAAACATTCAGAATAGAAGACCCGGCATCATATGCCCGTATAGTTTTCATCGAGGCCCTCGAAAAAGCCGGGGTTGAGGTTACCGCCGATACGATTGCACCGAACCCGGCCGGGAAGCTGCCGCCCCGGAATTCATACACCGAGGATGCGAAGGTGGCGGAGTTCGTTTCGCTTCCCTATTCGGAATATTCCAAGCTGATTCTTAAAGTGAGCCACAATCTGGGCGCTAACCTGAGCCTCATGCTGTTCGGGCTCACACAAGACGCGAGAACTATAGGTGACGCCTTGGCCGCCGAAAGAGAAACTCTGATCAATGACTTTGGCATTAAAGGCTCCGACTTTAATTTCCCGACGAACGGGAGCGGAAGCCCCGACAGCCAGGCTACTCCGACGGCTACGGTGAAGCTGTTAAGAGAGATGAGCGAAAGAGAAGTATTCCCTTCTTACTTCGATTCGTTTCCCATTTTAGGTGTGGACGGCTCTCTTGCAGCAGTGGGCGTCGATCCCCCGAACCCCGTCATAGCGCCCGCTACCGGAAAGGTGTTCGCAAAAACCGGAACGACGATACTTGAAGGGTTTTTCAAGGCCCAGGTGTTTGCGGGCTACATTGACGCGAAGAGCGGCCGGCGTCTCGTCTACGCGCTGTACGTGAACGATATAGGCCCGCTTCAGTCGATAGCCGAGGCGATCGAGGTTTTTAACGACGAGGGTGAAATATCGGCGATTATCTATGATCTGAATTGA